TAATTGAAAACCGACTTCAAAGCTTAAAATTCTTAAAAAATAAGTAATTTGATTATCAGTAAAATAGGGTGTATTAATCCATTGTGTTGCAATAGTTTTAGAAAACAAAAAAATGATTGTTATACATAAAACAACTAATATATAATAAATAGTTTCAAGTGTTGTAAAAATTTTTTTTTTCTCTTCCTCATTTTTATCAGTTCTAGCAAATTCTCTAGAAAGTGTAGCAGTAAGTCCAGCATCTAGAACTGCCATGATTCCTGCTATCATTAATGAGAAGCTTATAATGGAATAACTTTCGAATCCAAGTAATTTAATATAAAATGGAATGAATAGAAAATTAGATAAAATCCCCCAAAAACGCCCTATTAAATTGGCAATGATATTTTTCTTCATATTATCTTTTCCTTATCAATTTAGCAGGAACACCACCTATAATTGAAAATGGCTCAACATCCCTATTAACAAAAGAGTTTGCAGCAATTATAGAACCTGTTCCAATAGTCACCCCATTTCCTATTGTACAGTTCGCTGCAACCCATACATCATCTTCAATTACCACTTTAGATTCTGAATTATTTTGTTTGGACATTGGAATACCATTATTTTCAGTCCCATGGCTAAAAGCAATGATTACAACATTTGGTGCAATCATTACATTCTTTCTTATCTCAATACCTTCATTTCCACCCGATAATACACAATTATGTGCCAAAGAAGAACCTTCCCCAATAGATACCTTTCCCTTTATATTACAATTTGAAGCAATGTAAACTGAAGAATGAATATCATATCCTGATCTCCTATAGTACTTAACTCTTAATACAGTAAATTCTTCTTGCAATTGAACCAATATTGATTTCAGCAAATAGTTTAATACATTTTTTATTTTTTTTAACATCTATTATCAAAATAAAACATTATTATATTCAAAAAAAACAATTTTGGAATCTAAATTAAAGGTTAAAGTATTGATGGATTGTAACTGTTTCGAAAAAATATTATTTTTATCAACCAATATCCATCCATATTTTTCATAATAGCCAACTAATTTGTCTTTGCAAAGCAAGACACCATTCCAGTTATGTGTGATAATGACTTCGTTGATACTTTTCATTAGTAAATCTCCTAAACCTTTTCCTGATTCTGCTGTACATACATTACCAATACCCTTGAAAGGAATCGGCTGTTTGTTTATCCCAACCTGAATATCAACAAAATTCGTATAGGCTACAAGCTGATCAGTAACATAAATCAATAAGTGATAATCTTCATTTTTAAGATTATCATTCATCCATTTCAATTGATTTTCTAATGAATAATTCCACCGAATTGATTTTAATTCAGCAATTTGTTTTAACAGTACAACTGTGATATCTTTGTGCTTAATTAATATGGTCTTGATCTGTTCCATCTTTATTTTCGAAACCACCAACCCGACGGAATTGCCACGAATTTTCTCATAAATTCGTTCACTCCGAGCAAATTGATTTTGTTGTTAAACACTGAGTAAATATTATTATTTACATGCACTCCTGTCGCATAATAGCCTGAATCTTTCATATCTTGAATAAATTTCAATTTATCTTCCGCCAGAACACCATATATCCAAAAATTAGGCTCGCATTTTGCATGAATTTTCAATGGCATTGCATCTTTTCTATTTTCAAAAAGAACAGACCATTTTTCAGCATTATCTTTCTGAATTTGCAGTAAATCTGAAATATTCTCCATCTGTTTCAAACCAATATAAGAATTGATTTCGGACATTGTTGCACCATATCCTTCTAATTTAATGTCGCAATCCGGATTGATTTCTCCATTGGAAAGCCTGAAATTGGTTCTGTCAATTCCATAATCTCTTATCAATTTGGTCTTTTCATAGAGCTTTTCATCTTTGAAGACTAAACCTCCCCCGTCTATAGTATTCGGTAAACGCACCGTTTGGAAAGAGAAAACTGTTACATCCGCCCCTGTATTTCCTGTGTAATTTCCGTTGAATTTTGTTCCAAAACCTTCAATACAATCATCTATTACAGGAATCCCAAATTCTTTTCCAATCTTATAAATTTCTTCTAAGTCACCTGCATATCCGCAAAAAATATTATTGAAAATAGCTTTAGTCTTCGAACTAATAAGATTTTTCAACAAGCTTATATCCATGGTACTGGTTGCAGGGTCTACATCAATCCATTTAATAGTCAAACCTTTAATCGCAAAAGGTTGATTACTTGCCAGACAACTTACCGGGCTCGCAATGATCTCATCTCCAGGTTTTAAATCTAAAGCTGATAAAACTATCAGTAAAGCCTGATTATACGTAGCAGTAATAAGAACTTTTGAATTTTGAATAAAATTTCCTAATTCCTGCTCAAAATTTTTACCATGTTTACCATATGCTAATTGTCCAGAATGTAGGATATTACCTAAATCCTGTTCAATTCCTTTTGGCATATAAGGTTTAAATATAGGAATCATTACCAGCCTTCTTTTATTAAGGAAATCATTTTATCACAATCTTCTTTATTAACCCACCATCCACAAGGTAAATGTACCATTTTACTGTAGAATTGATCTAAATTGGGAAGCTCTGAGTTAAAATCATTCAAAAAAGTATGTAAGTCATTTCTTTTATGCAGTTCAGAGGCCATAATTCCATTTTCAGCCATTTTCTTAATGAATCTGTCTCTATTTTCTACTTTAAGGGTGTAAAGCCAATAAGAAGCTTCGGTATTAGGGTAGTATTTAATCGTCTCTACTCCCTGAACACCTTTTAGATTCTCATCCAAATATTTTCCGTTATTTATATATTTTTGAACAAGCTCTTCAATATTTTCCAATTGGGCCAATCCAACTGTAGCATTCACATTATTCATGTGATATTTATATCCCTGCATAGTAATATTATTATCCATTCGGCTTAATTTTTTATCTAATCCGAACCAACGAATAATTTTGCCTTTTTCATAAAGATCATTGTCTAAAATTTGTAATGCTCCTCCGTCAATTGTTGTTAAATGTTTTATTGCTTGGAAGGAGTATATGGTAAATGGAAAATGATTTCCTGTTTTTTTTCCATTAAACTTAGCTCCCAAAGCATGAGCCGCATCTTCAATTACCGGAATGCCATATTTTTCTGATATTTCTTTGATTCGCTTTACATCTACAGGAATACCAGCATAGTCTACAACAATAATAGCTTTGGTGTTTTCGTTAATATTCTTTTCAATAGAATCTGGAGAAATATTTCCGGTCTCAATGTCTACATCAGCATATCGAATTTTTGCTCCTACAGATTTTATAGATGTATTAGTAGGTTCTGCTGTTAAAGCAGTGCTAATAACTTCATCTCCTTCTTTTACTCCTGCTAAAATAAGCGCAATATGTAAGGCTGCCGTACCCGAATTAAGTGAAAGTGTATTTCCACCTCCTATATATTGTTCAAACTTTCTTTCAAATTCTTCTACAGCTTCACCTTGAGCTATATAGCCACTATATAAAATTTCTTCTAATCTGGGCATCAATAATTCCTTAGCTGGAATAGAGGTTTTTACTAACGGTAACATTTCTATTTATTTTATATGAGTGGCTAATTCGTCTTTTACGTAATCTAAGGTAAGTAATAATTTTTTTAGTTCTTCCACGGAAAGTCTCTGAGTATTGTCAGAGTTGTACTCATCGTCTACTAATTTTGGCCCATCTTCCTGAACATATTTTGTATAATTAAGATCTCGAAAATCTGCAGGGACGCGATAAAATCTCCCTAGATCTTCAGCTTTAGCCATTTCTTCTTTAGAACATAAGGTCTCATATTTTTTTTCAGCATGTCTTTCTCCTATAATATTAATTTCATTATCAGCATTAAATAATTCTTTTAAAGCTTGTGCTAAAACCTGAATAGTAGCCCCTGGAGATTTTTGTACAAAAATATCCCCTGGATTTCCGTTTTTGAAGGCAAACATTACCAACTCAACTGAATCATCTAACGACATCATAAAACGCGTCATTTCAGGATTAGTAATTGTTAATGGTTTTCCTTCCTTAATTTGTTTGATAAATAGTGGTATGATGGAACCTCTGGAGCACATTACATTGCCATACCGTGTTGCTGTGATGATCGCTTCGTTTTTCTGTATGCGAGGATCCCTAGCTTTTGCAACAGCTAGTTTTTCCATCATTGCTTTAGAAATTCCCATTGCATTGATAGGGTATACAGCTTTATCAGTGCTTAATACAACCACCCTTGAAACGTTGTTTCTTGCGGCAGCTTCCAAAACATTTTCAGCTCCCTGAATATTGGTCTGAACAGCCTGCATAGGATAAAATTCACAAGAAGGAACCTGTTTTAAGGCAGCAGCATGAAATACAAAGTCAACATCCATCATTGCCTGATTTACATCATCAAAATTACGAATATCACCAATTACAAAATTTAATTTGTCATTTTTATATTCAATTCGCATATCTTCCTGTTTCTTCTCATCACGAGAAAAAATTCTTATTTCTTTCAAATCAGAATTTAAAAAGCCTTTCAACATGGCATTACCAAATGAACCTGTTCCACCGGTAATTAAGAGAACTTTATCTTTAAACATTATTTTAAATCTTTGTTATAATTTTCATAGGAATTTTTAAGCTGCAATTTTATTATTACTTCTATCTATACATCTAATCATAATTCATCATTTCCATAATCAAAATGCAGACTATATTTTTAATTATCTAACTACGATTTAAACACTAGAAACAATTAATCAATTTTTTGATCCTTTTGAAACTATAGTAATTATCGTAAAGTAGATTTATATTTTTCAAGTTGATTATAGACTTTTTTAACATCTTGAGATTTTTCTTTATGAAGAATCAACAATGCATCCGGCGTAT
Above is a genomic segment from Chryseobacterium geocarposphaerae containing:
- a CDS encoding DegT/DnrJ/EryC1/StrS family aminotransferase, which translates into the protein MLPLVKTSIPAKELLMPRLEEILYSGYIAQGEAVEEFERKFEQYIGGGNTLSLNSGTAALHIALILAGVKEGDEVISTALTAEPTNTSIKSVGAKIRYADVDIETGNISPDSIEKNINENTKAIIVVDYAGIPVDVKRIKEISEKYGIPVIEDAAHALGAKFNGKKTGNHFPFTIYSFQAIKHLTTIDGGALQILDNDLYEKGKIIRWFGLDKKLSRMDNNITMQGYKYHMNNVNATVGLAQLENIEELVQKYINNGKYLDENLKGVQGVETIKYYPNTEASYWLYTLKVENRDRFIKKMAENGIMASELHKRNDLHTFLNDFNSELPNLDQFYSKMVHLPCGWWVNKEDCDKMISLIKEGW
- a CDS encoding GNAT family N-acetyltransferase; translation: MEQIKTILIKHKDITVVLLKQIAELKSIRWNYSLENQLKWMNDNLKNEDYHLLIYVTDQLVAYTNFVDIQVGINKQPIPFKGIGNVCTAESGKGLGDLLMKSINEVIITHNWNGVLLCKDKLVGYYEKYGWILVDKNNIFSKQLQSINTLTFNLDSKIVFFEYNNVLF
- a CDS encoding polysaccharide biosynthesis protein, producing MFKDKVLLITGGTGSFGNAMLKGFLNSDLKEIRIFSRDEKKQEDMRIEYKNDKLNFVIGDIRNFDDVNQAMMDVDFVFHAAALKQVPSCEFYPMQAVQTNIQGAENVLEAAARNNVSRVVVLSTDKAVYPINAMGISKAMMEKLAVAKARDPRIQKNEAIITATRYGNVMCSRGSIIPLFIKQIKEGKPLTITNPEMTRFMMSLDDSVELVMFAFKNGNPGDIFVQKSPGATIQVLAQALKELFNADNEINIIGERHAEKKYETLCSKEEMAKAEDLGRFYRVPADFRDLNYTKYVQEDGPKLVDDEYNSDNTQRLSVEELKKLLLTLDYVKDELATHIK
- a CDS encoding DegT/DnrJ/EryC1/StrS family aminotransferase; its protein translation is MIPIFKPYMPKGIEQDLGNILHSGQLAYGKHGKNFEQELGNFIQNSKVLITATYNQALLIVLSALDLKPGDEIIASPVSCLASNQPFAIKGLTIKWIDVDPATSTMDISLLKNLISSKTKAIFNNIFCGYAGDLEEIYKIGKEFGIPVIDDCIEGFGTKFNGNYTGNTGADVTVFSFQTVRLPNTIDGGGLVFKDEKLYEKTKLIRDYGIDRTNFRLSNGEINPDCDIKLEGYGATMSEINSYIGLKQMENISDLLQIQKDNAEKWSVLFENRKDAMPLKIHAKCEPNFWIYGVLAEDKLKFIQDMKDSGYYATGVHVNNNIYSVFNNKINLLGVNEFMRKFVAIPSGWWFRK
- a CDS encoding acyltransferase, producing the protein MLKKIKNVLNYLLKSILVQLQEEFTVLRVKYYRRSGYDIHSSVYIASNCNIKGKVSIGEGSSLAHNCVLSGGNEGIEIRKNVMIAPNVVIIAFSHGTENNGIPMSKQNNSESKVVIEDDVWVAANCTIGNGVTIGTGSIIAANSFVNRDVEPFSIIGGVPAKLIRKR